The Megachile rotundata isolate GNS110a chromosome 3, iyMegRotu1, whole genome shotgun sequence genome includes a window with the following:
- the LOC105663509 gene encoding PX domain-containing protein kinase-like protein isoform X2: MALFEKRYTNKVLLDDTEKLTSVIENARTIDGHTEYVIKIQRGPLPEKSWRVSRRYNDFVQLNAALCISGIDLALPPKKIIGNMEPDFIAQRQIALQNYLNNILMNPILASSLPTKKFLDPDNYTAPLHEIALQQVSLALRSDANFEVCKAIPDMGWRLRKHYYTVKNRQNPKQELLLAWVEFGPDKHLQDKDMQGVFKSLGTLKHNYIEPIVYQHVTESGALMIRNFHPTGTLRDTLCVTKPKQPFIKKYGNPKQTKSLIVPEIAMYGYQILEALGFLHEKGLPYGHLHTGNILLTQRCAKLLDIENGLLGLPAFYRPYVVQRRKLHATTQVDVYSFGHVLYEMAFGRPLLEATCSELPHCEATLKSLLEVILSPEALKQDLPTIQHLLEHPFFESARRAALAVSSVEKPHFKLSSHLKEALQEAVNKAEQRLKDEQKVVRHQKRLVKVQEMMSSEEEMKKRKQKLKKEQKLAQEQRSANQLGTNGMKHVNGKSPERSESPTSTSTATSVGTLTPPSLHGPHSDGVTAKGAVPPPPSLPINVLDNVPKVTNERAALLGSISNFNKASLRKVSSNGYR, translated from the exons ATGGCTTTATTTGAGAAGCGATACACGAATAAAGTGCTGCTAGATGATACAGAAAAGCTGACGAGCGTCATTGAAAATGCAAGAACAATCGACGGACATACG gAGTAcgtaattaaaatacaaagagGTCCACTTCCAGAGAAATCTTGGAGAGTTAGCAGACGTTACAATGACTTTGTACAGCTTAATGCAGCTTTGTGTATATCAGGCATTGACCTGGCACTTCCTCCAAAGAAAATTATTGGTAATATGGAACCAGACTTTATAGCTCAGCGTCAAATAGCACTACAG AATTATCTAAACAATATACTAATGAATCCTATATTGGCATCATCACTTCCTACGAAAAAATTCTTAGATCCGGATAATTACACAGCACCGTTACATG aaataGCTTTGCAACAGGTGTCACTAGCCTTGCGCAGTGATGCAAATTTTGAAGTGTGCAAAGCCATTCCTGATATGGGATGGCGGCTGAGGAAGCACTATTACACTGTAAAAAATCGTCAGAATCCCAAGCAAGAACTACTACTTGCTTGGGTAGAGTTTGGTCCAGATAAACATCTACAGGACAAAGATATGCAAGGTGTCTTTAAAAGTTTGGGAACCTTAAAGCACAATTATATAGAGCCAATTGTTTATCAACATGTGACAGAAAGTGGGGCATTAATGATAAGAAACTTTCACCCCACTGGTACATTGCGTGACACTTTGTGTGTGACTAAACCTAAACAaccgtttattaaaaaatacggGAATCCAAAACAGACTAAATCGTTGATAGTGCCTGAAATTGCTATGTATGGTTACCAG attttggaagCTTTAGGATTTCTTCACGAAAAAGGCCTGCCTTATGGTCATTTGCACACAGGTAACATTCTTCTAACTCAGAGATGTgcaaaattattagacatagaAAATGGTCTTTTGGGCTTGCCCGCATTTTATCGACCATACGTTGTACAGAGACGTAAACTTCATGCCACG ACGCAAGTGGACGTTTACTCGTTTGGACATGTACTATATGAAATGGCATTTGGAAGGCCATTGTTAGAGGCAACTTGTTCAGAGTTACCACATTGTGAAGCAACCCTAAAAAGTCTGTTAGAGGTGATTTTGTCACCCGAAGCTTTAAAACAGGACCTTCCAACAATACAACATTTATTGGAACATCCATTTTTCGAGTCAGCAAGGCGTGCAGCGTTAGCTGTTAGTTCGGTGGAGAAACCACATTTTAAACTGAGCAGTCATTTGAAAGAGGCTCTACAAGAGGCGGTGAACAAAGCAGAACAAAGATTGAAAGACGAACAAAAAGTTGTGAGACACCAAAAGAGGCTTGTCAAAGTTCAAGAAATGATGAGTTCAGAAGAAGAGATGAAGAAACGTAAACAAAAATTA aaaaaagaacaaaaattagCACAAGAACAAAGGTCTGCAAATCAGTTGGGTACAAATGGAATGAAACACGTGAATGGCAAGAGTCCAGAGCGTTCGGAAAGTCCTACGAGTACTTCCACAGCAACGAGTGTTGGAACCTTGACTCCACCATCGCTGC ATGGCCCACACAGTGATGGAGTTACTGCTAAGGGTGCTGTTCCACCGCCTCCATCGCTACCTATTAATGTGCTCGATAACGTTCCAAAGGTGACCAACGAACGAGCTGCTCTTCTGGGAAGTATTTCTAATTTCAACAAAGCTAGTCTTCGCAAAGTTTCCTCCAATGGATACCGTTGA
- the Rchy1 gene encoding ring finger and CHY zinc finger domain containing 1 isoform X1, which produces MEKEGGGRGKRSRKLGSIRDMENNDVARTVAERASTSKEEPLEATADDDYGCEHYKRKSKFVTPCCNKVYTCRFCHDKEETHTVNRKEVTELICVLCDTRQPVQATCQNCHCRFGKYTCLECNLFDDEDKNQYHCDGCGICRVGGRDRFFHCAKCNMCLPVQLQNGHTCVENVSHANCPVCLEDIHTSRIPCHIPNCGHLLHRTCFEELLHSGHYACPICQVSLLDMTDLWRFLDMEVSLTPMPEEYRDHRVDILCKDCHEESAVKFHIVGLKCLNCGSYNTCRVKGSPSPADPEC; this is translated from the exons ATGGAAAAAGAAGGAGGCGGCAGAGGGAAAAGAAGCAGGAAGTTAGGATCGATACGAGATATGGAGAATAACGACGTAGCGCGCACCGTGGCCGAACGCGCGTCGACGTCCAAGGAGGAACCTCTGGAAGCAACCGCCGACGATGATTACGGCTGTGAACATTACAAGCGAAAGTCGAAGTTCGTG ACGCCATGTTGCAACAAGGTATACACATGTCGATTTTGTCACGACAAAGAGGAAACTCATACAGTAAACAGAAAGGAAGTAACGGAGCTGATATGCGTGTTATGCGATACTCGTCAGCCAGTACAAGCTACTTGCCAAAATTGTCACTGTCGATTCGGTAAATACACGTGTCTCGAATGCAATCTTTTCGACGACGAAGACAAAAATCAGTACCACTGCGATGGCTGTGGAATATGCAGAGTCGGTGGCCGCGACCGATTTTTTCACTGTGCCAAGTGCAATATGTGTTTGCCGGTTCAGTTACAAAATGGACACACG TGCGTGGAGAATGTCTCGCACGCGAATTGTCCTGTTTGCCTGGAGGATATTCACACAAGCCGTATACCTTGTCACATTCCAAATTGTGGCCATTTGCTCCATCGTACGTGTTTCGAGGAATTGTTACACTCAGGGCATTACGCGTGCCCTATTTGCCAAGTATCCCTTTTAGATATGACTGACCTATGGAGATTTTTGGACATGGAGGTATCGTTAACGCCGATGCCAGAAGAATACAGAGATCACAGGGTTGATATTCTGTGCAAGGATTGCCACGAG GAGTCAGCGGTAAAATTCCATATTGTAGGATTGAAATGCTTGAATTGTGGAAGTTATAACACCTGTAGAGTCAAAGGATCTCCGTCTCCAG CAGATCCCGAGTGTTGA
- the LOC105663509 gene encoding PX domain-containing protein kinase-like protein isoform X1 — protein MALFEKRYTNKVLLDDTEKLTSVIENARTIDGHTEYVIKIQRGPLPEKSWRVSRRYNDFVQLNAALCISGIDLALPPKKIIGNMEPDFIAQRQIALQNYLNNILMNPILASSLPTKKFLDPDNYTAPLHEIALQQVSLALRSDANFEVCKAIPDMGWRLRKHYYTVKNRQNPKQELLLAWVEFGPDKHLQDKDMQGVFKSLGTLKHNYIEPIVYQHVTESGALMIRNFHPTGTLRDTLCVTKPKQPFIKKYGNPKQTKSLIVPEIAMYGYQILEALGFLHEKGLPYGHLHTGNILLTQRCAKLLDIENGLLGLPAFYRPYVVQRRKLHATTQVDVYSFGHVLYEMAFGRPLLEATCSELPHCEATLKSLLEVILSPEALKQDLPTIQHLLEHPFFESARRAALAVSSVEKPHFKLSSHLKEALQEAVNKAEQRLKDEQKVVRHQKRLVKVQEMMSSEEEMKKRKQKLKKEQKLAQEQRSANQLGTNGMKHVNGKSPERSESPTSTSTATSVGTLTPPSLRSTDGPHSDGVTAKGAVPPPPSLPINVLDNVPKVTNERAALLGSISNFNKASLRKVSSNGYR, from the exons ATGGCTTTATTTGAGAAGCGATACACGAATAAAGTGCTGCTAGATGATACAGAAAAGCTGACGAGCGTCATTGAAAATGCAAGAACAATCGACGGACATACG gAGTAcgtaattaaaatacaaagagGTCCACTTCCAGAGAAATCTTGGAGAGTTAGCAGACGTTACAATGACTTTGTACAGCTTAATGCAGCTTTGTGTATATCAGGCATTGACCTGGCACTTCCTCCAAAGAAAATTATTGGTAATATGGAACCAGACTTTATAGCTCAGCGTCAAATAGCACTACAG AATTATCTAAACAATATACTAATGAATCCTATATTGGCATCATCACTTCCTACGAAAAAATTCTTAGATCCGGATAATTACACAGCACCGTTACATG aaataGCTTTGCAACAGGTGTCACTAGCCTTGCGCAGTGATGCAAATTTTGAAGTGTGCAAAGCCATTCCTGATATGGGATGGCGGCTGAGGAAGCACTATTACACTGTAAAAAATCGTCAGAATCCCAAGCAAGAACTACTACTTGCTTGGGTAGAGTTTGGTCCAGATAAACATCTACAGGACAAAGATATGCAAGGTGTCTTTAAAAGTTTGGGAACCTTAAAGCACAATTATATAGAGCCAATTGTTTATCAACATGTGACAGAAAGTGGGGCATTAATGATAAGAAACTTTCACCCCACTGGTACATTGCGTGACACTTTGTGTGTGACTAAACCTAAACAaccgtttattaaaaaatacggGAATCCAAAACAGACTAAATCGTTGATAGTGCCTGAAATTGCTATGTATGGTTACCAG attttggaagCTTTAGGATTTCTTCACGAAAAAGGCCTGCCTTATGGTCATTTGCACACAGGTAACATTCTTCTAACTCAGAGATGTgcaaaattattagacatagaAAATGGTCTTTTGGGCTTGCCCGCATTTTATCGACCATACGTTGTACAGAGACGTAAACTTCATGCCACG ACGCAAGTGGACGTTTACTCGTTTGGACATGTACTATATGAAATGGCATTTGGAAGGCCATTGTTAGAGGCAACTTGTTCAGAGTTACCACATTGTGAAGCAACCCTAAAAAGTCTGTTAGAGGTGATTTTGTCACCCGAAGCTTTAAAACAGGACCTTCCAACAATACAACATTTATTGGAACATCCATTTTTCGAGTCAGCAAGGCGTGCAGCGTTAGCTGTTAGTTCGGTGGAGAAACCACATTTTAAACTGAGCAGTCATTTGAAAGAGGCTCTACAAGAGGCGGTGAACAAAGCAGAACAAAGATTGAAAGACGAACAAAAAGTTGTGAGACACCAAAAGAGGCTTGTCAAAGTTCAAGAAATGATGAGTTCAGAAGAAGAGATGAAGAAACGTAAACAAAAATTA aaaaaagaacaaaaattagCACAAGAACAAAGGTCTGCAAATCAGTTGGGTACAAATGGAATGAAACACGTGAATGGCAAGAGTCCAGAGCGTTCGGAAAGTCCTACGAGTACTTCCACAGCAACGAGTGTTGGAACCTTGACTCCACCATCGCTGC GTTCTACAGATGGCCCACACAGTGATGGAGTTACTGCTAAGGGTGCTGTTCCACCGCCTCCATCGCTACCTATTAATGTGCTCGATAACGTTCCAAAGGTGACCAACGAACGAGCTGCTCTTCTGGGAAGTATTTCTAATTTCAACAAAGCTAGTCTTCGCAAAGTTTCCTCCAATGGATACCGTTGA
- the Rchy1 gene encoding ring finger and CHY zinc finger domain containing 1 isoform X2: MNEPTNFYILQFFAALKLGCYFIIINTPCCNKVYTCRFCHDKEETHTVNRKEVTELICVLCDTRQPVQATCQNCHCRFGKYTCLECNLFDDEDKNQYHCDGCGICRVGGRDRFFHCAKCNMCLPVQLQNGHTCVENVSHANCPVCLEDIHTSRIPCHIPNCGHLLHRTCFEELLHSGHYACPICQVSLLDMTDLWRFLDMEVSLTPMPEEYRDHRVDILCKDCHEESAVKFHIVGLKCLNCGSYNTCRVKGSPSPADPEC; this comes from the exons ATGAACGaacctacaaatttttatatcttgcaATTTTTTGCAGCATTAAAATTAGGAtgctattttataataattaat ACGCCATGTTGCAACAAGGTATACACATGTCGATTTTGTCACGACAAAGAGGAAACTCATACAGTAAACAGAAAGGAAGTAACGGAGCTGATATGCGTGTTATGCGATACTCGTCAGCCAGTACAAGCTACTTGCCAAAATTGTCACTGTCGATTCGGTAAATACACGTGTCTCGAATGCAATCTTTTCGACGACGAAGACAAAAATCAGTACCACTGCGATGGCTGTGGAATATGCAGAGTCGGTGGCCGCGACCGATTTTTTCACTGTGCCAAGTGCAATATGTGTTTGCCGGTTCAGTTACAAAATGGACACACG TGCGTGGAGAATGTCTCGCACGCGAATTGTCCTGTTTGCCTGGAGGATATTCACACAAGCCGTATACCTTGTCACATTCCAAATTGTGGCCATTTGCTCCATCGTACGTGTTTCGAGGAATTGTTACACTCAGGGCATTACGCGTGCCCTATTTGCCAAGTATCCCTTTTAGATATGACTGACCTATGGAGATTTTTGGACATGGAGGTATCGTTAACGCCGATGCCAGAAGAATACAGAGATCACAGGGTTGATATTCTGTGCAAGGATTGCCACGAG GAGTCAGCGGTAAAATTCCATATTGTAGGATTGAAATGCTTGAATTGTGGAAGTTATAACACCTGTAGAGTCAAAGGATCTCCGTCTCCAG CAGATCCCGAGTGTTGA
- the Taz gene encoding tafazzin, phospholipid-lysophospholipid transacylase, whose product MIYDIKWIIPKLRNPCKLWNIASSITFAAVGIFSKIFIEWLNKTTVYNKYILNRALDCRPKNMPLITVSNHHSCFDDPGIWATLDLRYLLKPRKMRWSLAAHDICFTKTWHSYLFMLGKCIPVIRGAGVYQEAMNFCIEKLAAGEWIHVFPEGKVNMFKENMRLKWGVGRLIFESPVPPLVIPIYHLGMDSVLPNEVPYRLRTNNKVTINYGDPIDFTELVHELRTSKVDEIQARKAITDRIQTELLKLKAETEELHETT is encoded by the exons ATGATATACGATATCAAATGGATCATTCCGAAGCTTCGAAATCCGTGTAAACTCTGGAACATCGCGAGCAGTATAACCTTTGCAGCAGTAGGAATTTTCTCTAAAATCTTTATAG AATGGCTCAACAAAACGACGGTGTATAACAAGTATATCCTTAATCGGGCGTTAGACTGTCGGCCGAAAAATATGCCTCTCATCACAGTGTCTAACCACCACAGTTGTTTCGACGACCCTGGCATATGGG CGACACTGGACCTGAGGTATCTGCTGAAACCACGTAAGATGCGATGGTCGCTAGCTGCTCACGACATTTGTTTCACGAAAACCTGGCATTCCTACTTGTTTATGCTGGGCAAATGCATTCCCGTGATCAGAGGTGCCGGAGTGTATCAGGAAGCGATGAATTTCTGCATCGAAAAACTGGCTGCCGGAGAGTGGATTCACGTTTTCCCTGAGGGAAAAGTAAATATGTTCAAAGAAAACATGAG ATTAAAGTGGGGCGTTGGCAGGTTAATATTCGAATCGCCTGTTCCGCCATTAGTGATTCCTATCTATCACCTTGGCATGGACTCGGTACTTCCAAACGAAGTGCCGTATAGGTTACGAACGAACAATAAGGTCACCATAAATTATGGTGACCCCATAGACTTTACTGAACTAGTGCACGAGTTGCGTACGTCGAAAGTGGACGAGATACAAGCGAGAAAGGCCATTACGGATCGCATTCAGACTGAACTTTTAAA ACTGAAGGCGGAGACGGAAGAACTTCATGAAACCACGTGA
- the LOC105663509 gene encoding PX domain-containing protein kinase-like protein isoform X3, whose amino-acid sequence MALFEKRYTNKVLLDDTEKLTSVIENARTIDGHTEYVIKIQRGPLPEKSWRVSRRYNDFVQLNAALCISGIDLALPPKKIIGNMEPDFIAQRQIALQNYLNNILMNPILASSLPTKKFLDPDNYTAPLHEIALQQVSLALRSDANFEVCKAIPDMGWRLRKHYYTVKNRQNPKQELLLAWVEFGPDKHLQDKDMQGVFKSLGTLKHNYIEPIVYQHVTESGALMIRNFHPTGTLRDTLCVTKPKQPFIKKYGNPKQTKSLIVPEIAMYGYQILEALGFLHEKGLPYGHLHTGNILLTQRCAKLLDIENGLLGLPAFYRPYVVQRRKLHATTQVDVYSFGHVLYEMAFGRPLLEATCSELPHCEATLKSLLEVILSPEALKQDLPTIQHLLEHPFFESARRAALAVSSVEKPHFKLSSHLKEALQEAVNKAEQRLKDEQKVVRHQKRLVKVQEMMSSEEEMKKRKQKLKKEQKLAQEQRSANQLGTNGMKHVNGKSPERSESPTSTSTATSVGTLTPPSLPGHKS is encoded by the exons ATGGCTTTATTTGAGAAGCGATACACGAATAAAGTGCTGCTAGATGATACAGAAAAGCTGACGAGCGTCATTGAAAATGCAAGAACAATCGACGGACATACG gAGTAcgtaattaaaatacaaagagGTCCACTTCCAGAGAAATCTTGGAGAGTTAGCAGACGTTACAATGACTTTGTACAGCTTAATGCAGCTTTGTGTATATCAGGCATTGACCTGGCACTTCCTCCAAAGAAAATTATTGGTAATATGGAACCAGACTTTATAGCTCAGCGTCAAATAGCACTACAG AATTATCTAAACAATATACTAATGAATCCTATATTGGCATCATCACTTCCTACGAAAAAATTCTTAGATCCGGATAATTACACAGCACCGTTACATG aaataGCTTTGCAACAGGTGTCACTAGCCTTGCGCAGTGATGCAAATTTTGAAGTGTGCAAAGCCATTCCTGATATGGGATGGCGGCTGAGGAAGCACTATTACACTGTAAAAAATCGTCAGAATCCCAAGCAAGAACTACTACTTGCTTGGGTAGAGTTTGGTCCAGATAAACATCTACAGGACAAAGATATGCAAGGTGTCTTTAAAAGTTTGGGAACCTTAAAGCACAATTATATAGAGCCAATTGTTTATCAACATGTGACAGAAAGTGGGGCATTAATGATAAGAAACTTTCACCCCACTGGTACATTGCGTGACACTTTGTGTGTGACTAAACCTAAACAaccgtttattaaaaaatacggGAATCCAAAACAGACTAAATCGTTGATAGTGCCTGAAATTGCTATGTATGGTTACCAG attttggaagCTTTAGGATTTCTTCACGAAAAAGGCCTGCCTTATGGTCATTTGCACACAGGTAACATTCTTCTAACTCAGAGATGTgcaaaattattagacatagaAAATGGTCTTTTGGGCTTGCCCGCATTTTATCGACCATACGTTGTACAGAGACGTAAACTTCATGCCACG ACGCAAGTGGACGTTTACTCGTTTGGACATGTACTATATGAAATGGCATTTGGAAGGCCATTGTTAGAGGCAACTTGTTCAGAGTTACCACATTGTGAAGCAACCCTAAAAAGTCTGTTAGAGGTGATTTTGTCACCCGAAGCTTTAAAACAGGACCTTCCAACAATACAACATTTATTGGAACATCCATTTTTCGAGTCAGCAAGGCGTGCAGCGTTAGCTGTTAGTTCGGTGGAGAAACCACATTTTAAACTGAGCAGTCATTTGAAAGAGGCTCTACAAGAGGCGGTGAACAAAGCAGAACAAAGATTGAAAGACGAACAAAAAGTTGTGAGACACCAAAAGAGGCTTGTCAAAGTTCAAGAAATGATGAGTTCAGAAGAAGAGATGAAGAAACGTAAACAAAAATTA aaaaaagaacaaaaattagCACAAGAACAAAGGTCTGCAAATCAGTTGGGTACAAATGGAATGAAACACGTGAATGGCAAGAGTCCAGAGCGTTCGGAAAGTCCTACGAGTACTTCCACAGCAACGAGTGTTGGAACCTTGACTCCACCATCGCTGC CTGGGCACAAAAGTTGA
- the Rchy1 gene encoding ring finger and CHY zinc finger domain containing 1 isoform X3: MLFYITPCCNKVYTCRFCHDKEETHTVNRKEVTELICVLCDTRQPVQATCQNCHCRFGKYTCLECNLFDDEDKNQYHCDGCGICRVGGRDRFFHCAKCNMCLPVQLQNGHTCVENVSHANCPVCLEDIHTSRIPCHIPNCGHLLHRTCFEELLHSGHYACPICQVSLLDMTDLWRFLDMEVSLTPMPEEYRDHRVDILCKDCHEESAVKFHIVGLKCLNCGSYNTCRVKGSPSPADPEC, from the exons ATGTTATTCTATATC ACGCCATGTTGCAACAAGGTATACACATGTCGATTTTGTCACGACAAAGAGGAAACTCATACAGTAAACAGAAAGGAAGTAACGGAGCTGATATGCGTGTTATGCGATACTCGTCAGCCAGTACAAGCTACTTGCCAAAATTGTCACTGTCGATTCGGTAAATACACGTGTCTCGAATGCAATCTTTTCGACGACGAAGACAAAAATCAGTACCACTGCGATGGCTGTGGAATATGCAGAGTCGGTGGCCGCGACCGATTTTTTCACTGTGCCAAGTGCAATATGTGTTTGCCGGTTCAGTTACAAAATGGACACACG TGCGTGGAGAATGTCTCGCACGCGAATTGTCCTGTTTGCCTGGAGGATATTCACACAAGCCGTATACCTTGTCACATTCCAAATTGTGGCCATTTGCTCCATCGTACGTGTTTCGAGGAATTGTTACACTCAGGGCATTACGCGTGCCCTATTTGCCAAGTATCCCTTTTAGATATGACTGACCTATGGAGATTTTTGGACATGGAGGTATCGTTAACGCCGATGCCAGAAGAATACAGAGATCACAGGGTTGATATTCTGTGCAAGGATTGCCACGAG GAGTCAGCGGTAAAATTCCATATTGTAGGATTGAAATGCTTGAATTGTGGAAGTTATAACACCTGTAGAGTCAAAGGATCTCCGTCTCCAG CAGATCCCGAGTGTTGA